The Desulfovibrio sp. TomC genome segment GAGTTCACAGACGCGGCGCGGCCTCCTAGCCGTGACTAAAGCCCGCGAATTAGCAGATTTAGAGGCCTCAATGGGAGGAAAACAACTTTTTTCGGACTTCACGAGTTCGATTGACACCAAGGGGACGGTATTCATCCGGTTGGCCAGCGGAGGGGCAATACGCGACACGGGAAAGCAAATCACATATTCCGCGCATGATGCGGCAGCCCGGGAGGCCGCCTTGCTTTTTGCTCAGGCCAAGTGGGGCAAGGCCTTACAGCACAGAGGGAACGTCTTGTTTCCTGCCGGCCGATTGAACATGGGTTCATCTCGAAAGTTCGGAGAAAATGGCCCTGTGATTTAGTAATAAGCTGGCATTATTCCGGAATCCGTAGGCCGATCTCTCAACCGATAGCTTCAAGACGTCTTGTGCAGACAAATCGGTCGTGTCCAGCCCGTCAACGTTGTGTACGGGACATCGTATCCCAATCATACGCCAACATATCCCCTGTTAGGCCGAGAGCCAAGTCATCAAGGCCATACCCACCCAAAATCGCCCCGCAACTCATCGATCATACAAATCTTTGATTCCTCGATTGACATCCCAGGCAGATTCGATATGTTTAGTTTAACACACACGGAAAATATAAAATACGTGTAAGTGATTTCCCCTTCCGGAGGTCGCCATGTTCTTCCCCACCGCCGGCATTGAAGTATCCTTCTGGGTCCCTCCTCTCGTGGCTTTCGGAGTGTCTTTTTTTGCCTCAATGGGCGGAATTTCCGGAGCTTTTCTCCTACTCCCCTTTCAGATGAGCATACTAGGCTACGTGAACCCCTCCGTCAGTGCCACAAACCAAGTCTTTAACGTGGTTGCTATTCCCAGCGGAGTTTATCGCTACGTCAAAGAGGGGCGTATGGTCTGGCCTCTGGCGTGGGCCGTGATAGTGGGCACTCTTCCCGGGGTGTTCATTGGTGCCATCATCCGGGTTGCCTATTTGCCCAACGCCAGGACATTCAAACTGTTTGTGGCGTGTGTCCTCGCATATATTGGACTGCGTCTTGTTCAGGGATTGTTAAAAAAGATCACGGGCAACACTGCAGTTGCTGAGCGCAAATTCCAAGATGCTGCGAAGAGAGGGTGCGGGACTGACGCAAATGAATCTTGCGCCAAAGTGATTCAATTTAACATGACGAGATTAAAGTATGAGTTTCATGGTGAAGTGTTCGACGTACCAACAATCGGGATTTTCACTTTAAGCTTTGTGGTCGGTATCGTTGGCGGTGTCTATGGAATTGGAGGCGGAGCTATTATAGCCCCTTTTTTTGTCTCTGTTTTTGGGCTTCCGGTTTACACGGTCGCTGGGGCGGCTTTGATGGGCACATTTGTAACTTCAATCGCCGGGGTTACTTTCTACCAAGCTATTGCGCCATTCTACCCGACGATGTCTGTTGCTCCCGATTGGGGACTCGGAATTCTTTTCGGCATTGGGGGAATGGTTGGCATGTACCTTGGTGCTCGATGCCAAAAGCACGTCCCTGCAAAGACAATCAAATGGATGCTTGCATGCGTCATCCTGTCAACCGCGACAAAGTATGCGTTTGATTTTTTCCAATAACGAAAGGTCAGCACAAGCTATGTCGTCTAGACACAATAGGCTCGGGAATGAAAGATATATCCAGGCGGCTATTCTAATTATACTCTTTGATAAAAATATGCACGGCTATAAAATTGCACAGAAGCTTCATGAAATGAGTCTTTTTAGCGGCGGAGCAGAAGAAAGGCCAGGATCAAGGGCCAGAAAAGCCTATGCACATCTTCGCAAAATGGAAGACGAGAGCTTGCTCGTATCGCAATGGGAAACCGAAGGTCCAAAAAAACCAAGGAGGGTCTATTCTATTTCGTGCCAGGGAAAAATTAGATTGAGTAAGTGGATGACAGAAATTGCATTTGATATTGCTTCACTATTTGAACTTATCGAACGATATAGAATGCTGGCTGGTCAACCTTAAAGACTGATTACGCTTTGTCTTGTAACGCCTTTCCCCGTCGTCCAGGAAATACGGGTAGAACCGGTTCCATGGTCATTTCTTTCGCACCAGTCAAAATTCCCACAAAGGCAACTAGTTATCCAGTTTCTACAGAGATTGTTGCCCAACAATCTGGAAACAAACGTATAATCTCTGTGCCGTCAAATGACATGATGCCGCACGTTGAGGGACGAGAGGTCGCAAATCAAGGTCCTTTTTCTGCTGCCCATGCAGTCTGAAATCCCCAACGGTTTACCTCCACATACAAATCCTCCCGTCATTCTTTTTGCATTGCAAAATGACGAGCATCATC includes the following:
- a CDS encoding sulfite exporter TauE/SafE family protein; amino-acid sequence: MFFPTAGIEVSFWVPPLVAFGVSFFASMGGISGAFLLLPFQMSILGYVNPSVSATNQVFNVVAIPSGVYRYVKEGRMVWPLAWAVIVGTLPGVFIGAIIRVAYLPNARTFKLFVACVLAYIGLRLVQGLLKKITGNTAVAERKFQDAAKRGCGTDANESCAKVIQFNMTRLKYEFHGEVFDVPTIGIFTLSFVVGIVGGVYGIGGGAIIAPFFVSVFGLPVYTVAGAALMGTFVTSIAGVTFYQAIAPFYPTMSVAPDWGLGILFGIGGMVGMYLGARCQKHVPAKTIKWMLACVILSTATKYAFDFFQ
- a CDS encoding PadR family transcriptional regulator, whose amino-acid sequence is MRLIFSNNERSAQAMSSRHNRLGNERYIQAAILIILFDKNMHGYKIAQKLHEMSLFSGGAEERPGSRARKAYAHLRKMEDESLLVSQWETEGPKKPRRVYSISCQGKIRLSKWMTEIAFDIASLFELIERYRMLAGQP